Proteins found in one Oncorhynchus gorbuscha isolate QuinsamMale2020 ecotype Even-year linkage group LG15, OgorEven_v1.0, whole genome shotgun sequence genomic segment:
- the LOC123996516 gene encoding ubiquitin-protein ligase E3A-like isoform X4 — MPDHEDNLFPPREDFREVHYLTEEKVYEILSICEGKKDYSPLIRVIGRIFSNADGLVQSFRKDQEQHPNTKEQHPNTKEQRKTHQAKDEDKDEDDKERTTAMEQESEASASMEGATGSTENRLGPVEVSVDIEAVRRVYDRLLSNEKMESAFLNALVYLTPNVELDLTYLDVYDTNPDYLNIFIIVLENSSLHSPEYLELAMPLFCKCMSKLPLPALAKLTRLWSQYSVEHIRRMMETFQQLITYTVISNEYDSDSLVNDDECVVAAAKCLKLVFYANVLGGDLDTGHNEEEEPASESSELTLQELLGEERSNKKGPRVDPLEKELGVRTLDCRRPLIPFEEFVNEPLNDVLEMDKDFTFFKVDSESKFSFQSCPFILNACTKSLGLYYDNRISMYSERRITALYSLVQGQQLNPYLRLKVRRDHIIDDALVRLEMIAMENPADLRKQLFVEFEGEQGVDEGGVSKEFFQLVLEEMFNPDIGMFTYDESTKLFWYNPSSLENEAQFTLIGIVLGLAIYNNCILDVHFPMVVYRKLMGKLGTYLDLTDSHPVLYQSLRELLDYEGDVEEDMMITFQISQTDLFGDPMTYDLKENGDKIPVNADNRKEFVSLYSDYILNKSVERQFKAFRRGFQMVTNESPLKCLFRPEEVELLICGSRNLDFQALEETTEYDGGYSKDCRIIKDFWETVHSFGEEDKRLFLQFTTGTDRAPVGGLGKLKMIIAKNGPDTDRLPTSHTCFNALLLPEYDSKEKLKERLLKAITYAKGFGML, encoded by the exons ATGCCAGACCACGAAGACAACCTGTTTCCTCCTAGGGAAGACTTCAGAG AGGTGCATTACCTGACCGAGGAGAAAGTGTATGAGATCCTGAGTATCTGTGAGGGGAAGAAGGACTACTCTCCTCTGATCCGAGTCATCGGGAGGATCTTCTCCAACGCCGACGGGCTGGTGCAGAGCTTCAGGAAAGACCAGGAGCAGCACCCCAACACCAAGGAGCAGCACCCCAACACCAAGGAGCAGCGTAAGACCCACCAGGCCAAAGATGAGGACAAGGACGAGGACGACAAGGAGAGAACCACCGCCATGGAGCAGGAATCAGAGGCCTCGGCATCCATGGAGGGAGCGACGGGATCGACGGAGAACAGACTGGGTCCTGTGGAGGTCTCAGTGGACATAGAAGCTGTGAGGAGAGTGTACGACAGACTCCTCTCCAACGAGAAGATGGAATCAGCCTTCCTCAACGCCCTGGTCTACCTAACTCCCAACGTAGAGCTGGATCTAACCTATCTAGACGTGTACGACACCAACCCAGACTACCTGAACATCTTCATCATCGTGCTGGAGAACAGCAGCCTCCACAGCCCAGAGTACCTGGAGTTGGCCATGCCTCTGTTCTGTAAGTGTATGAGTAAactccctctgcctgccctggCCAAGCTGACGCGCCTGTGGTCTCAGTACAGTGTAGAGCACATCAGACGCATGATGGAGACCTTTCAGCAGCTCATCACCTACACG GTAATCAGCAACGAGTACGACAGCGACAGTCTGGTCAACGATGATGAGTGTGTGGTGGCTGCAGCCAAGTGTCTGAAG CTGGTGTTCTACGCCAACGTCCTGGGAGGAGACCTGGATACGGGTCACaatgaggaggaggagcctgCATCAGAGTCCAGCGAGCTCACCCTGCAGGAGctcctgggggaggagaggagtaacAAGAAGGGGCCCCGGGTCGACCCTTTGGAGAAG GAGCTGGGAGTCAGGACCCTGGACTGCAGACGACCCCTCATTCCCTTCGAGGAGTTTGTCAACGAGCCGTTGAACGATGTTCTAGAGATGGACAAGGACTTCACCTTCTTCAAGGTGGACTCGGAGAGTAAGTTCTCCTTCCAGAGCTGTCCCTTCATCCTCAACGCCTGCACCAAGAGCCTGGGACTGTACTACGACAACCGCATCAGCATGTACAGCGAGAGGAGGATCACAGCGCTCTACAGCCTGGTACAAGGACAGCAGCTCAACCCATACCTCAGGCTCAAAGTACGACGAGACCACATCATCGACGACGCCCTCGTCAgg TTGGAGATGATCGCCATGGAGAACCCAGCGGACCTGAGGAAGCAGCTGTTTGTAGAGTTTGAAGGAGAGCAGGGTGTGGACGAGGGAGGAGTGTCTAAAGAGTTTTTCCAGCTCGTCCTCGAGGAGATGTTCAATCCTGATATTG GCATGTTTACGTACGACGAGTCCACCAAGCTGTTCTGGTACAACCCGTCCTCTCTGGAGAACGAGGCCCAGTTCACCCTGATAGGCATCGTCTTGGGCCTGGCCATCTACAACAACTGTATCCTGGATGTTCACTTCCCCATGGTGGTCTACAGGAAACTAATGGGGAAGTTAGGCACCTATCTGGACCTGACAGACTCACACCCG GTTCTGTACCAGAGTCTGAGGGAGCTGCTGGACTACGAGGGGGATGTGGAGGAGGACATGATGATCACCTTTCAGATCTCACAGACTGACCTGTTTGGAGACCCCATGACTTATGACCTGAAGGAAAACGGGGACAAGATACCTGTTAATGCGGACAATAGAAAA GAATTTGTGTCTCTGTATAGTGATTACATACTTAATAAGAGTGTGGAGCGCCAGTTCAAAGCCTTCAGGAGGGGCTTCCAGATGGTCACCAATGAGTCGCCTCTCAAGTGTTTATTTAGACCTGAGGAAGTGGAGCTACTGATCTGTGGAAGCAGG AATTTAGACTTTCAAGCGCTTGAAGAAACGACAGAGTATGACGGAGGCTACAGCAAGGATTGTCGCATTATTaa AGACTTCTGGGAGACGGTGCATTCGTTTGGTGAGGAGGATAAGAGACTGTTCCTCCAGTTTACTACGGGGACTGACAGAGCACCCGTAGGAGGCCTGGGCAAGTTAAAGATGATCATC
- the LOC123996516 gene encoding ubiquitin-protein ligase E3A-like isoform X1, translating into MKRAAAKHLIERYFSQLTEGCGNGACTNEFCASCLGFQPLDHNAAAIRALELYKMNAKLCGRHSAAFPDNSSAKETHPTLLGDRHGKMPDHEDNLFPPREDFREVHYLTEEKVYEILSICEGKKDYSPLIRVIGRIFSNADGLVQSFRKDQEQHPNTKEQHPNTKEQRKTHQAKDEDKDEDDKERTTAMEQESEASASMEGATGSTENRLGPVEVSVDIEAVRRVYDRLLSNEKMESAFLNALVYLTPNVELDLTYLDVYDTNPDYLNIFIIVLENSSLHSPEYLELAMPLFCKCMSKLPLPALAKLTRLWSQYSVEHIRRMMETFQQLITYTVISNEYDSDSLVNDDECVVAAAKCLKLVFYANVLGGDLDTGHNEEEEPASESSELTLQELLGEERSNKKGPRVDPLEKELGVRTLDCRRPLIPFEEFVNEPLNDVLEMDKDFTFFKVDSESKFSFQSCPFILNACTKSLGLYYDNRISMYSERRITALYSLVQGQQLNPYLRLKVRRDHIIDDALVRLEMIAMENPADLRKQLFVEFEGEQGVDEGGVSKEFFQLVLEEMFNPDIGMFTYDESTKLFWYNPSSLENEAQFTLIGIVLGLAIYNNCILDVHFPMVVYRKLMGKLGTYLDLTDSHPVLYQSLRELLDYEGDVEEDMMITFQISQTDLFGDPMTYDLKENGDKIPVNADNRKEFVSLYSDYILNKSVERQFKAFRRGFQMVTNESPLKCLFRPEEVELLICGSRNLDFQALEETTEYDGGYSKDCRIIKDFWETVHSFGEEDKRLFLQFTTGTDRAPVGGLGKLKMIIAKNGPDTDRLPTSHTCFNALLLPEYDSKEKLKERLLKAITYAKGFGML; encoded by the exons AT GAAGAGAGCGGCTGCAAAGCATCTAATCGAGCGCTACTTTAGCCAGTTAACAGAGGGCTGTGGAAATGGGGCCTGCACGAATGAGTTCTGTGCTTCGTGTCTTGGCTTTCAACCGCTGGATCACAACGCGGCGGCCATCAGAGCCCTGGAGCTCTATAAAATGAATGCCAAACTGTGTGGTCGTCACTCTGCTGCCTTCCCTGACAACAGCAGTGCCAAAGAAACCCACCCTACCTTATTGGGCGACCGTCACGGGAAGATGCCAGACCACGAAGACAACCTGTTTCCTCCTAGGGAAGACTTCAGAG AGGTGCATTACCTGACCGAGGAGAAAGTGTATGAGATCCTGAGTATCTGTGAGGGGAAGAAGGACTACTCTCCTCTGATCCGAGTCATCGGGAGGATCTTCTCCAACGCCGACGGGCTGGTGCAGAGCTTCAGGAAAGACCAGGAGCAGCACCCCAACACCAAGGAGCAGCACCCCAACACCAAGGAGCAGCGTAAGACCCACCAGGCCAAAGATGAGGACAAGGACGAGGACGACAAGGAGAGAACCACCGCCATGGAGCAGGAATCAGAGGCCTCGGCATCCATGGAGGGAGCGACGGGATCGACGGAGAACAGACTGGGTCCTGTGGAGGTCTCAGTGGACATAGAAGCTGTGAGGAGAGTGTACGACAGACTCCTCTCCAACGAGAAGATGGAATCAGCCTTCCTCAACGCCCTGGTCTACCTAACTCCCAACGTAGAGCTGGATCTAACCTATCTAGACGTGTACGACACCAACCCAGACTACCTGAACATCTTCATCATCGTGCTGGAGAACAGCAGCCTCCACAGCCCAGAGTACCTGGAGTTGGCCATGCCTCTGTTCTGTAAGTGTATGAGTAAactccctctgcctgccctggCCAAGCTGACGCGCCTGTGGTCTCAGTACAGTGTAGAGCACATCAGACGCATGATGGAGACCTTTCAGCAGCTCATCACCTACACG GTAATCAGCAACGAGTACGACAGCGACAGTCTGGTCAACGATGATGAGTGTGTGGTGGCTGCAGCCAAGTGTCTGAAG CTGGTGTTCTACGCCAACGTCCTGGGAGGAGACCTGGATACGGGTCACaatgaggaggaggagcctgCATCAGAGTCCAGCGAGCTCACCCTGCAGGAGctcctgggggaggagaggagtaacAAGAAGGGGCCCCGGGTCGACCCTTTGGAGAAG GAGCTGGGAGTCAGGACCCTGGACTGCAGACGACCCCTCATTCCCTTCGAGGAGTTTGTCAACGAGCCGTTGAACGATGTTCTAGAGATGGACAAGGACTTCACCTTCTTCAAGGTGGACTCGGAGAGTAAGTTCTCCTTCCAGAGCTGTCCCTTCATCCTCAACGCCTGCACCAAGAGCCTGGGACTGTACTACGACAACCGCATCAGCATGTACAGCGAGAGGAGGATCACAGCGCTCTACAGCCTGGTACAAGGACAGCAGCTCAACCCATACCTCAGGCTCAAAGTACGACGAGACCACATCATCGACGACGCCCTCGTCAgg TTGGAGATGATCGCCATGGAGAACCCAGCGGACCTGAGGAAGCAGCTGTTTGTAGAGTTTGAAGGAGAGCAGGGTGTGGACGAGGGAGGAGTGTCTAAAGAGTTTTTCCAGCTCGTCCTCGAGGAGATGTTCAATCCTGATATTG GCATGTTTACGTACGACGAGTCCACCAAGCTGTTCTGGTACAACCCGTCCTCTCTGGAGAACGAGGCCCAGTTCACCCTGATAGGCATCGTCTTGGGCCTGGCCATCTACAACAACTGTATCCTGGATGTTCACTTCCCCATGGTGGTCTACAGGAAACTAATGGGGAAGTTAGGCACCTATCTGGACCTGACAGACTCACACCCG GTTCTGTACCAGAGTCTGAGGGAGCTGCTGGACTACGAGGGGGATGTGGAGGAGGACATGATGATCACCTTTCAGATCTCACAGACTGACCTGTTTGGAGACCCCATGACTTATGACCTGAAGGAAAACGGGGACAAGATACCTGTTAATGCGGACAATAGAAAA GAATTTGTGTCTCTGTATAGTGATTACATACTTAATAAGAGTGTGGAGCGCCAGTTCAAAGCCTTCAGGAGGGGCTTCCAGATGGTCACCAATGAGTCGCCTCTCAAGTGTTTATTTAGACCTGAGGAAGTGGAGCTACTGATCTGTGGAAGCAGG AATTTAGACTTTCAAGCGCTTGAAGAAACGACAGAGTATGACGGAGGCTACAGCAAGGATTGTCGCATTATTaa AGACTTCTGGGAGACGGTGCATTCGTTTGGTGAGGAGGATAAGAGACTGTTCCTCCAGTTTACTACGGGGACTGACAGAGCACCCGTAGGAGGCCTGGGCAAGTTAAAGATGATCATC
- the LOC123996516 gene encoding ubiquitin-protein ligase E3A-like isoform X2 — translation MKRAAAKHLIERYFSQLTEGCGNGACTNEFCASCLGFQPLDHNAAAIRALELYKMNAKLCGRHSAAFPDNSSAKETHPTLLGDRHGKMPDHEDNLFPPREDFREVHYLTEEKVYEILSICEGKKDYSPLIRVIGRIFSNADGLVQSFRKDQEQHPNTKEQHPNTKEQRKTHQAKDEDKDEDDKERTTAMEQESEASASMEGATGSTENRLGPVEVSVDIEAVRRVYDRLLSNEKMESAFLNALVYLTPNVELDLTYLDVYDTNPDYLNIFIIVLENSSLHSPEYLELAMPLFCKCMSKLPLPALAKLTRLWSQYSVEHIRRMMETFQQLITYTVISNEYDSDSLVNDDECVVAAAKCLKLVFYANVLGGDLDTGHNEEEEPASESSELTLQELLGEERSNKKGPRVDPLEKELGVRTLDCRRPLIPFEEFVNEPLNDVLEMDKDFTFFKVDSESKFSFQSCPFILNACTKSLGLYYDNRISMYSERRITALYSLVQGQQLNPYLRLKVRRDHIIDDALVRLEMIAMENPADLRKQLFVEFEGEQGVDEGGVSKEFFQLVLEEMFNPDIGMFTYDESTKLFWYNPSSLENEAQFTLIGIVLGLAIYNNCILDVHFPMVVYRKLMGKLGTYLDLTDSHPVLYQSLRELLDYEGDVEEDMMITFQISQTDLFGDPMTYDLKENGDKIPVNADNRKEFVSLYSDYILNKSVERQFKAFRRGFQMVTNESPLKCLFRPEEVELLICGSRNLDFQALEETTEYDGGYSKDCRIIKDFWETVHSFGEEDKRLFLQFTTGTDRAPVGGLGKLKMIIAKNGPDTDSAYYVDNLPPLL, via the exons AT GAAGAGAGCGGCTGCAAAGCATCTAATCGAGCGCTACTTTAGCCAGTTAACAGAGGGCTGTGGAAATGGGGCCTGCACGAATGAGTTCTGTGCTTCGTGTCTTGGCTTTCAACCGCTGGATCACAACGCGGCGGCCATCAGAGCCCTGGAGCTCTATAAAATGAATGCCAAACTGTGTGGTCGTCACTCTGCTGCCTTCCCTGACAACAGCAGTGCCAAAGAAACCCACCCTACCTTATTGGGCGACCGTCACGGGAAGATGCCAGACCACGAAGACAACCTGTTTCCTCCTAGGGAAGACTTCAGAG AGGTGCATTACCTGACCGAGGAGAAAGTGTATGAGATCCTGAGTATCTGTGAGGGGAAGAAGGACTACTCTCCTCTGATCCGAGTCATCGGGAGGATCTTCTCCAACGCCGACGGGCTGGTGCAGAGCTTCAGGAAAGACCAGGAGCAGCACCCCAACACCAAGGAGCAGCACCCCAACACCAAGGAGCAGCGTAAGACCCACCAGGCCAAAGATGAGGACAAGGACGAGGACGACAAGGAGAGAACCACCGCCATGGAGCAGGAATCAGAGGCCTCGGCATCCATGGAGGGAGCGACGGGATCGACGGAGAACAGACTGGGTCCTGTGGAGGTCTCAGTGGACATAGAAGCTGTGAGGAGAGTGTACGACAGACTCCTCTCCAACGAGAAGATGGAATCAGCCTTCCTCAACGCCCTGGTCTACCTAACTCCCAACGTAGAGCTGGATCTAACCTATCTAGACGTGTACGACACCAACCCAGACTACCTGAACATCTTCATCATCGTGCTGGAGAACAGCAGCCTCCACAGCCCAGAGTACCTGGAGTTGGCCATGCCTCTGTTCTGTAAGTGTATGAGTAAactccctctgcctgccctggCCAAGCTGACGCGCCTGTGGTCTCAGTACAGTGTAGAGCACATCAGACGCATGATGGAGACCTTTCAGCAGCTCATCACCTACACG GTAATCAGCAACGAGTACGACAGCGACAGTCTGGTCAACGATGATGAGTGTGTGGTGGCTGCAGCCAAGTGTCTGAAG CTGGTGTTCTACGCCAACGTCCTGGGAGGAGACCTGGATACGGGTCACaatgaggaggaggagcctgCATCAGAGTCCAGCGAGCTCACCCTGCAGGAGctcctgggggaggagaggagtaacAAGAAGGGGCCCCGGGTCGACCCTTTGGAGAAG GAGCTGGGAGTCAGGACCCTGGACTGCAGACGACCCCTCATTCCCTTCGAGGAGTTTGTCAACGAGCCGTTGAACGATGTTCTAGAGATGGACAAGGACTTCACCTTCTTCAAGGTGGACTCGGAGAGTAAGTTCTCCTTCCAGAGCTGTCCCTTCATCCTCAACGCCTGCACCAAGAGCCTGGGACTGTACTACGACAACCGCATCAGCATGTACAGCGAGAGGAGGATCACAGCGCTCTACAGCCTGGTACAAGGACAGCAGCTCAACCCATACCTCAGGCTCAAAGTACGACGAGACCACATCATCGACGACGCCCTCGTCAgg TTGGAGATGATCGCCATGGAGAACCCAGCGGACCTGAGGAAGCAGCTGTTTGTAGAGTTTGAAGGAGAGCAGGGTGTGGACGAGGGAGGAGTGTCTAAAGAGTTTTTCCAGCTCGTCCTCGAGGAGATGTTCAATCCTGATATTG GCATGTTTACGTACGACGAGTCCACCAAGCTGTTCTGGTACAACCCGTCCTCTCTGGAGAACGAGGCCCAGTTCACCCTGATAGGCATCGTCTTGGGCCTGGCCATCTACAACAACTGTATCCTGGATGTTCACTTCCCCATGGTGGTCTACAGGAAACTAATGGGGAAGTTAGGCACCTATCTGGACCTGACAGACTCACACCCG GTTCTGTACCAGAGTCTGAGGGAGCTGCTGGACTACGAGGGGGATGTGGAGGAGGACATGATGATCACCTTTCAGATCTCACAGACTGACCTGTTTGGAGACCCCATGACTTATGACCTGAAGGAAAACGGGGACAAGATACCTGTTAATGCGGACAATAGAAAA GAATTTGTGTCTCTGTATAGTGATTACATACTTAATAAGAGTGTGGAGCGCCAGTTCAAAGCCTTCAGGAGGGGCTTCCAGATGGTCACCAATGAGTCGCCTCTCAAGTGTTTATTTAGACCTGAGGAAGTGGAGCTACTGATCTGTGGAAGCAGG AATTTAGACTTTCAAGCGCTTGAAGAAACGACAGAGTATGACGGAGGCTACAGCAAGGATTGTCGCATTATTaa AGACTTCTGGGAGACGGTGCATTCGTTTGGTGAGGAGGATAAGAGACTGTTCCTCCAGTTTACTACGGGGACTGACAGAGCACCCGTAGGAGGCCTGGGCAAGTTAAAGATGATCATC
- the LOC123996516 gene encoding ubiquitin-protein ligase E3A-like isoform X3: MNAKLCGRHSAAFPDNSSAKETHPTLLGDRHGKMPDHEDNLFPPREDFREVHYLTEEKVYEILSICEGKKDYSPLIRVIGRIFSNADGLVQSFRKDQEQHPNTKEQHPNTKEQRKTHQAKDEDKDEDDKERTTAMEQESEASASMEGATGSTENRLGPVEVSVDIEAVRRVYDRLLSNEKMESAFLNALVYLTPNVELDLTYLDVYDTNPDYLNIFIIVLENSSLHSPEYLELAMPLFCKCMSKLPLPALAKLTRLWSQYSVEHIRRMMETFQQLITYTVISNEYDSDSLVNDDECVVAAAKCLKLVFYANVLGGDLDTGHNEEEEPASESSELTLQELLGEERSNKKGPRVDPLEKELGVRTLDCRRPLIPFEEFVNEPLNDVLEMDKDFTFFKVDSESKFSFQSCPFILNACTKSLGLYYDNRISMYSERRITALYSLVQGQQLNPYLRLKVRRDHIIDDALVRLEMIAMENPADLRKQLFVEFEGEQGVDEGGVSKEFFQLVLEEMFNPDIGMFTYDESTKLFWYNPSSLENEAQFTLIGIVLGLAIYNNCILDVHFPMVVYRKLMGKLGTYLDLTDSHPVLYQSLRELLDYEGDVEEDMMITFQISQTDLFGDPMTYDLKENGDKIPVNADNRKEFVSLYSDYILNKSVERQFKAFRRGFQMVTNESPLKCLFRPEEVELLICGSRNLDFQALEETTEYDGGYSKDCRIIKDFWETVHSFGEEDKRLFLQFTTGTDRAPVGGLGKLKMIIAKNGPDTDRLPTSHTCFNALLLPEYDSKEKLKERLLKAITYAKGFGML; this comes from the exons ATGAATGCCAAACTGTGTGGTCGTCACTCTGCTGCCTTCCCTGACAACAGCAGTGCCAAAGAAACCCACCCTACCTTATTGGGCGACCGTCACGGGAAGATGCCAGACCACGAAGACAACCTGTTTCCTCCTAGGGAAGACTTCAGAG AGGTGCATTACCTGACCGAGGAGAAAGTGTATGAGATCCTGAGTATCTGTGAGGGGAAGAAGGACTACTCTCCTCTGATCCGAGTCATCGGGAGGATCTTCTCCAACGCCGACGGGCTGGTGCAGAGCTTCAGGAAAGACCAGGAGCAGCACCCCAACACCAAGGAGCAGCACCCCAACACCAAGGAGCAGCGTAAGACCCACCAGGCCAAAGATGAGGACAAGGACGAGGACGACAAGGAGAGAACCACCGCCATGGAGCAGGAATCAGAGGCCTCGGCATCCATGGAGGGAGCGACGGGATCGACGGAGAACAGACTGGGTCCTGTGGAGGTCTCAGTGGACATAGAAGCTGTGAGGAGAGTGTACGACAGACTCCTCTCCAACGAGAAGATGGAATCAGCCTTCCTCAACGCCCTGGTCTACCTAACTCCCAACGTAGAGCTGGATCTAACCTATCTAGACGTGTACGACACCAACCCAGACTACCTGAACATCTTCATCATCGTGCTGGAGAACAGCAGCCTCCACAGCCCAGAGTACCTGGAGTTGGCCATGCCTCTGTTCTGTAAGTGTATGAGTAAactccctctgcctgccctggCCAAGCTGACGCGCCTGTGGTCTCAGTACAGTGTAGAGCACATCAGACGCATGATGGAGACCTTTCAGCAGCTCATCACCTACACG GTAATCAGCAACGAGTACGACAGCGACAGTCTGGTCAACGATGATGAGTGTGTGGTGGCTGCAGCCAAGTGTCTGAAG CTGGTGTTCTACGCCAACGTCCTGGGAGGAGACCTGGATACGGGTCACaatgaggaggaggagcctgCATCAGAGTCCAGCGAGCTCACCCTGCAGGAGctcctgggggaggagaggagtaacAAGAAGGGGCCCCGGGTCGACCCTTTGGAGAAG GAGCTGGGAGTCAGGACCCTGGACTGCAGACGACCCCTCATTCCCTTCGAGGAGTTTGTCAACGAGCCGTTGAACGATGTTCTAGAGATGGACAAGGACTTCACCTTCTTCAAGGTGGACTCGGAGAGTAAGTTCTCCTTCCAGAGCTGTCCCTTCATCCTCAACGCCTGCACCAAGAGCCTGGGACTGTACTACGACAACCGCATCAGCATGTACAGCGAGAGGAGGATCACAGCGCTCTACAGCCTGGTACAAGGACAGCAGCTCAACCCATACCTCAGGCTCAAAGTACGACGAGACCACATCATCGACGACGCCCTCGTCAgg TTGGAGATGATCGCCATGGAGAACCCAGCGGACCTGAGGAAGCAGCTGTTTGTAGAGTTTGAAGGAGAGCAGGGTGTGGACGAGGGAGGAGTGTCTAAAGAGTTTTTCCAGCTCGTCCTCGAGGAGATGTTCAATCCTGATATTG GCATGTTTACGTACGACGAGTCCACCAAGCTGTTCTGGTACAACCCGTCCTCTCTGGAGAACGAGGCCCAGTTCACCCTGATAGGCATCGTCTTGGGCCTGGCCATCTACAACAACTGTATCCTGGATGTTCACTTCCCCATGGTGGTCTACAGGAAACTAATGGGGAAGTTAGGCACCTATCTGGACCTGACAGACTCACACCCG GTTCTGTACCAGAGTCTGAGGGAGCTGCTGGACTACGAGGGGGATGTGGAGGAGGACATGATGATCACCTTTCAGATCTCACAGACTGACCTGTTTGGAGACCCCATGACTTATGACCTGAAGGAAAACGGGGACAAGATACCTGTTAATGCGGACAATAGAAAA GAATTTGTGTCTCTGTATAGTGATTACATACTTAATAAGAGTGTGGAGCGCCAGTTCAAAGCCTTCAGGAGGGGCTTCCAGATGGTCACCAATGAGTCGCCTCTCAAGTGTTTATTTAGACCTGAGGAAGTGGAGCTACTGATCTGTGGAAGCAGG AATTTAGACTTTCAAGCGCTTGAAGAAACGACAGAGTATGACGGAGGCTACAGCAAGGATTGTCGCATTATTaa AGACTTCTGGGAGACGGTGCATTCGTTTGGTGAGGAGGATAAGAGACTGTTCCTCCAGTTTACTACGGGGACTGACAGAGCACCCGTAGGAGGCCTGGGCAAGTTAAAGATGATCATC